The Deinococcus metalli genome contains the following window.
ACCGGAATGAGCGTCAGCGAGATCGGCTACGGCGCGTGGGGCATCGGGGCCGACGCATGGAAGGGTGCGCAGGACGACGAGAGCCTGGACGCCCTGCGGCGCTACGTCGAACTCGGCGGCAACTTCATCGACACCGCCATGGGGTACGGGAGCGGGCACAGCGAGCGCCTCGTCGGGCAGGTCGTCCGCGAGCACCCCGGCACGCTGGTCGCCACGAAGGTCAGCCCCAAGAACCTGCAGTGGCCCGCCGCGCCCGGCACCACCGCCGAGCAGGCGTTCCCCGGCGAGTACGTGATCCGCATGACCGAGGCCAGCCTGGAACGCCTGGGCCTCCAGACCATCGACGTGCAGCAGCTCCACGTGTGGAACGACTCGTGGCTGGGGCAGGGCGACTGGCAGGACGCGGTGGCGCAACTGAAGCGCGACGGCAAGATCCGCGCCTTCGGCATCTCCATCAACGACCACCAGCCGGACAACGCGGTGCGCGCGGTCGAGGCGGGCGTGGTCGAGACCGTGCAGGTGATCTACAACGTCTTCGATCAGGCGCCGCAGGACCGCCTGCTGGACGCCTGCGCGGCGAACGGCGTGGGTGTGATCGTCCGCGTGGCGCTCGACGAGGGCAGCCTGACCGGGACCATCACGCCCGACACGACCTTCCCGGACGGCGACTGGCGCAACCGCTACTTCGGCGGTGCCCGCAAGACCGAGTTGCAGGAGCACCTGCGCGCCATCGAGAGCGACCTGGGCATCCGCACGGACCAGCTGGCCGAGACCAGCCTGCGCTTCGTCCTGTCGCACCCGGCCGTCAGCACCGTGATCGTGGGCATGCGCTCGGTGCGCAACGTCGAGCGCAACGTCACCCTGGCCGACGGGCAGGGCCTCCCCGCCGGACAGGTGCAGAAGCTGTACGCGCACCGCTGGGACCGCAACTGGTACCAGCCGGCCGAGAGCTGAGCGCCGGGGGGCCAGCGCCGGAGAGAGACCTCGTCCGGCCCTTCGCGCTCGGCGCTCTGCCACACTGTCCGCATGGTCACCCGCGCTGAACTCGAGGCCCGCGAGGCGGCCACGCTCGCTCCCTACGCCACCCTCAGCGCCCACGCCACGCGCGAGCACCCGGAGGAACCGGGCAGCCCCACCCGCACCGCGTTCCAGAAAGACCGCGACCGGGTGCTGCACACCACCGCGTTCCGGCGCCTGGAAGCCAAGACGCAGGTGTTCCTGAACGCCAGCGGCGACCACTACCGCACCCGGCTGACGCACACCCTGGAAGTGCAGCAGGTCGCCCGCAGCGTCGCCCTGACCCTGGGCCTGAACGAGACCCTGGCAGAGACGGTCGCCCTGGCGCACGACCTGGGGCACCCGCCCTTCGGGCACGCCGGGGAACGTGTCCTGAACGCCCTGATGGACGGTCACGGCGGCTTCGACCACAACGGCCAGGCGCGGCGCATCGTCACGCAGCTGGAGTACCGCCGCCCGGACACGCCCGGCCTGAACCTCACGCTGGACACGCTGGACGGTCTGAACAAGCACGACCGCGCGGAACTGGGGGCAGCCAGCCTGGAGGCGCAGGTCGTGGACGCCGCCGACGCCCTGGCCTACACCGCCCACGACCTCGACGACGGCCTGCGCAGCGGCCTGCTGACGCCTGCTCACCTCGCCGGCCTGCCCCTGTGGCAGGAACTCGCGGACCGCGCCGGCCTGGACGCCGCATCTATCTCCGACCGGGAACGCCGGCACCTGCACCGTGAACTGCTGGGGTGGCTGATCACGGACCTCAGCGAGGCCAGTGACGCCGCGCTGCAACGCGCCGCCCTGCCCAGCGCCCACGCCGCCCGCGCTCATGCCGGCCCGCTCATCACGTACAGCCCGCACGTCCGCGACCTGCTGCGCGGCGCCGGCCAGTTCCTGCGCGACAACCTGTACCGGCACTGGCGCGTGGAGATGCAGGTCGAACAGGCCAGCCGCGTCCTGACCACCCTGTTCCACGCCCTGCTTGCCCGGCCCAGCATGCTGCCCCCGCAGTACCGCGACCTGGCCGCCACGTGGGGCATGGAGCGCGCCGTGTGCGACTACCTGGCCGGCATGACCGACCGCTACGCGCTGGAAATCCACGCGGGCCTGGCCCCGCCGCCCGGCAGCGTGCCGTGGCCCCGCTAGGGCCGCCGCGCAAGCGTTGACACCCCGCCGCCCCCCTGCTACATTGACTGCCGCCTGTCCGCATGGACGGCAGCCCACGGTGCGCGGGTGTAGCTCAGCTGGTTAGAG
Protein-coding sequences here:
- a CDS encoding aldo/keto reductase is translated as MTTTPRLHQRPLGRTGMSVSEIGYGAWGIGADAWKGAQDDESLDALRRYVELGGNFIDTAMGYGSGHSERLVGQVVREHPGTLVATKVSPKNLQWPAAPGTTAEQAFPGEYVIRMTEASLERLGLQTIDVQQLHVWNDSWLGQGDWQDAVAQLKRDGKIRAFGISINDHQPDNAVRAVEAGVVETVQVIYNVFDQAPQDRLLDACAANGVGVIVRVALDEGSLTGTITPDTTFPDGDWRNRYFGGARKTELQEHLRAIESDLGIRTDQLAETSLRFVLSHPAVSTVIVGMRSVRNVERNVTLADGQGLPAGQVQKLYAHRWDRNWYQPAES
- the dgt gene encoding dGTP triphosphohydrolase gives rise to the protein MVTRAELEAREAATLAPYATLSAHATREHPEEPGSPTRTAFQKDRDRVLHTTAFRRLEAKTQVFLNASGDHYRTRLTHTLEVQQVARSVALTLGLNETLAETVALAHDLGHPPFGHAGERVLNALMDGHGGFDHNGQARRIVTQLEYRRPDTPGLNLTLDTLDGLNKHDRAELGAASLEAQVVDAADALAYTAHDLDDGLRSGLLTPAHLAGLPLWQELADRAGLDAASISDRERRHLHRELLGWLITDLSEASDAALQRAALPSAHAARAHAGPLITYSPHVRDLLRGAGQFLRDNLYRHWRVEMQVEQASRVLTTLFHALLARPSMLPPQYRDLAATWGMERAVCDYLAGMTDRYALEIHAGLAPPPGSVPWPR